The following proteins are encoded in a genomic region of [Eubacterium] hominis:
- a CDS encoding YdcP family protein, whose product MRLSNGFVIDKEKTFGELKFTAVRDVFLQNEDGTPSTQLKKRIYDLKCSLHGGIIPVSVPPEVPLREFPYNAVVELVNPVADTVSRKTYTGADVDWYVKAEDIVLKNKGNQNVGSPQNHTPQGQPKK is encoded by the coding sequence ATGAGATTATCAAACGGGTTTGTTATTGACAAAGAGAAAACATTTGGAGAATTAAAATTTACAGCGGTGCGTGATGTGTTCTTACAGAATGAGGACGGGACACCGAGTACCCAGCTTAAAAAGCGTATCTATGATTTGAAGTGCAGTTTGCATGGTGGAATTATCCCCGTGTCTGTACCGCCAGAAGTACCGTTAAGAGAATTTCCGTACAATGCAGTTGTGGAGCTTGTCAATCCAGTAGCCGATACGGTATCAAGAAAGACCTATACGGGTGCAGATGTGGACTGGTATGTAAAGGCAGAGGATATTGTATTGAAGAATAAAGGCAATCAAAACGTAGGCAGTCCACAGAACCATACACCGCAGGGACAGCCGAAAAAATAG
- a CDS encoding YdcP family protein codes for MEMKYVVPDMVQSFGTLEFAGESEPVFERDKNNRRVLARRSYNLYSDVQKGENVVVEIPVQAGEKKFKYEQKVKLVNPKLYGRGYAIGDMGHTDYVLVADDIVAVEEK; via the coding sequence ATGGAAATGAAATATGTCGTGCCAGATATGGTACAGTCTTTTGGAACTCTTGAATTTGCAGGCGAAAGTGAGCCAGTCTTTGAAAGAGATAAAAATAACCGCAGGGTCTTAGCAAGACGAAGCTATAACCTTTATTCTGACGTACAGAAAGGCGAAAATGTTGTGGTAGAAATTCCCGTGCAGGCTGGCGAAAAAAAGTTCAAGTATGAACAGAAAGTAAAACTTGTCAATCCGAAGTTATACGGCAGAGGTTATGCAATCGGGGATATGGGACATACCGATTATGTGTTAGTTGCTGATGATATTGTAGCAGTTGAAGAAAAGTAA
- a CDS encoding SrtB-anchored collagen-binding adhesin, protein MKKMLKRLCTGFLALATVVTTLPTTPVHAESKQYWTESKERVGIVEKVMNDGSIGSTFNEGHLTVEGEDAYCIDINTDFRNGYKTRIDASTRMSADQISDVALSIEYVKQYTDSHSGISNNHAYLLRQLVVWQRLSVHLGWQCDNVRASYDEIPKATQDEVFSGARAFVKENKGRYECGGYIYSGEGQELGQFWAKLNIGNAKLKKATSNTSITDGNGNYSIAGATYGVFSDKNCTKQLATLTTDENGNTDVVEVKAGTVYIKELSAPAGYKVDKTIYSLKVEAGKTATLKVSDTPKVTDTLIELFKIDMETQKDNPQGNASLAGAEFTWKYYAGFYNKDNLPAEATRTWVTKTIAETDSDGSTHYITKFADAYKVSGDSFYMQDGKAVLPLGTLTVEETKAPNGYLLDGAYMQAGDKSEQIKDLYLTQITEDGDLAVLSGSNQFSVSDKVIRGGVKIQKRDLETGDTKPQGSATLKDTAFDIISLNDNAVLVEGKLYKKNEVVKTIRTDIEGIASTSADLLPYGNFRIVESEAPDGYLTDGAKPIDFTITENGKIVDLTDEAHSIYNQIKRGDIEGVKIGAGTHKRLADVPFRITSKTTGENHIVVTDDNGQFSTSSEWASHKHNTNAGKTSEDGVWFGTSEPDDSKGALPYDTYIIEEMRCDSNKGFELIPPFEIVVSRNNLVIDLGTLTDEYEKEISIHTTATSKDGEKTILAGKEVTIVDTVKLNGLTKGTKYQLKGWQMLKEENAELIIDGKRVENDYTFVADDEEMKVEISYIFNASALGGKNLVTFEELYDFSNPDEPVKVAEHKDIEDDGQTVLITERIIKIHTTATDKDGNKELEAGKEVTIIDTVTLEGLEVGTQYKLVGWQMLKKENAELLINGKRVESDYTFTADSETMKVEVAFTLDATSLDGKQLVTFEELYDLSNPDDPKKVTEHKDIEDKGQTITFKEKPKEPEKPETPPTPEKPNRPSDSPKTGDNTNLYGLLALLLTSGAGLAGIFFYKRRKMKKS, encoded by the coding sequence ATGAAAAAGATGTTAAAACGATTGTGTACTGGCTTCTTAGCTCTTGCAACTGTCGTTACTACTTTACCGACGACACCCGTTCATGCAGAAAGCAAGCAATACTGGACGGAGTCAAAAGAGCGTGTCGGTATCGTTGAAAAAGTAATGAATGACGGTTCGATTGGTTCTACTTTTAACGAGGGACATTTGACCGTCGAGGGCGAGGACGCTTACTGTATCGACATTAACACAGATTTTAGGAATGGCTACAAGACCAGAATTGACGCAAGCACCCGTATGAGTGCCGACCAGATAAGCGACGTTGCCTTATCTATCGAATATGTGAAACAGTACACAGACAGCCACAGCGGAATAAGCAACAATCACGCCTACCTTTTAAGACAGCTTGTTGTCTGGCAGAGATTGAGCGTACATCTTGGCTGGCAATGCGACAACGTGAGAGCTTCTTATGATGAAATTCCAAAGGCAACGCAGGACGAAGTTTTCTCTGGTGCAAGAGCCTTTGTCAAAGAAAATAAAGGACGTTATGAATGTGGCGGTTATATCTACTCTGGCGAGGGGCAGGAATTGGGGCAATTCTGGGCGAAGTTAAATATCGGAAATGCGAAACTTAAAAAGGCTACCAGTAATACCAGCATTACAGACGGTAACGGGAATTACTCTATCGCTGGTGCAACATACGGTGTCTTTTCTGATAAGAACTGCACGAAACAGCTTGCCACTCTTACGACTGATGAAAACGGAAATACAGATGTTGTAGAGGTAAAAGCAGGCACAGTCTATATCAAGGAATTATCCGCACCAGCAGGATATAAAGTAGATAAAACTATATATTCCTTAAAGGTTGAAGCTGGAAAAACAGCGACTTTGAAAGTATCTGATACACCAAAAGTAACGGACACGTTGATTGAGCTTTTCAAGATTGATATGGAAACACAGAAAGACAATCCGCAGGGGAACGCTTCTCTAGCAGGTGCGGAATTTACATGGAAGTATTATGCAGGCTTCTATAATAAAGACAATCTCCCTGCCGAAGCTACTCGTACATGGGTTACAAAGACAATCGCTGAAACAGACAGCGACGGGTCAACCCACTACATCACAAAATTTGCGGACGCATACAAAGTATCTGGCGATAGCTTCTATATGCAGGACGGTAAAGCGGTTCTTCCACTTGGAACGCTAACCGTTGAAGAAACAAAAGCTCCAAACGGATACTTGTTAGACGGTGCATATATGCAGGCTGGCGATAAGTCCGAACAGATAAAAGACTTATACCTTACACAGATTACCGAGGACGGCGACCTTGCCGTATTATCTGGAAGTAACCAGTTTTCCGTATCAGATAAGGTTATCCGTGGCGGTGTGAAAATTCAGAAACGAGATTTAGAAACGGGCGATACCAAACCACAAGGAAGTGCAACTTTAAAAGATACTGCCTTTGACATCATTTCCTTAAATGATAATGCAGTATTGGTTGAGGGCAAGCTCTATAAGAAAAATGAAGTGGTAAAGACAATTCGTACCGATATTGAGGGTATCGCTTCTACTTCTGCTGACCTTTTACCTTATGGAAACTTCCGTATCGTTGAGAGCGAAGCACCAGACGGATATTTGACAGACGGTGCAAAACCGATTGATTTTACAATCACAGAAAATGGAAAAATCGTGGACTTAACCGACGAAGCCCATTCTATCTATAATCAGATTAAGCGTGGAGATATTGAGGGTGTAAAAATCGGTGCAGGCACACACAAGCGTCTTGCTGATGTTCCTTTTAGGATCACAAGCAAGACAACGGGCGAAAATCATATAGTTGTAACTGATGATAACGGGCAGTTTTCCACTTCTTCTGAATGGGCTTCGCATAAGCACAATACCAACGCAGGCAAGACCAGCGAGGACGGTGTGTGGTTTGGAACTTCTGAACCAGACGACAGCAAGGGTGCATTACCTTATGATACCTACATCATTGAAGAAATGCGTTGCGACAGTAACAAAGGCTTTGAACTTATCCCACCTTTTGAAATCGTGGTATCAAGAAATAACCTTGTGATTGATTTAGGAACGTTGACTGATGAATACGAAAAAGAAATCTCTATCCATACCACAGCGACCAGCAAGGACGGCGAAAAAACTATCCTTGCAGGAAAAGAGGTAACAATCGTTGATACTGTCAAATTAAACGGGCTTACAAAAGGCACAAAGTATCAGTTGAAAGGTTGGCAGATGTTAAAGGAAGAAAACGCCGAGCTTATCATTGACGGGAAACGTGTAGAAAACGATTATACCTTTGTCGCTGATGATGAAGAAATGAAAGTGGAAATTTCCTATATATTCAATGCGTCTGCTTTAGGTGGCAAGAACCTTGTTACCTTTGAAGAATTGTATGATTTCAGCAATCCAGACGAACCCGTGAAAGTTGCGGAGCATAAAGACATTGAGGACGACGGGCAGACCGTACTTATCACAGAGCGTATCATCAAAATTCATACGACTGCTACCGATAAGGACGGCAACAAAGAGCTTGAAGCTGGAAAAGAGGTAACAATCATTGATACCGTAACCTTAGAGGGCTTAGAAGTCGGTACACAGTACAAACTGGTGGGCTGGCAGATGTTGAAAAAAGAAAATGCCGAGCTTCTTATCAATGGGAAACGTGTGGAAAGTGATTACACTTTTACTGCTGACAGCGAAACTATGAAAGTGGAAGTTGCCTTTACCCTTGACGCTACTTCCCTTGACGGCAAACAGCTTGTAACTTTTGAAGAATTGTACGATTTAAGCAATCCAGACGATCCGAAGAAAGTTACCGAGCATAAGGATATTGAGGATAAGGGACAGACGATTACCTTTAAGGAAAAGCCAAAAGAACCAGAGAAACCCGAAACACCACCGACACCAGAAAAGCCAAACAGACCGAGCGACAGTCCCAAAACGGGCGATAACACAAACCTTTACGGACTGCTTGCACTTCTTTTGACCTCTGGTGCTGGACTGGCAGGTATCTTCTTCTACAAACGCCGTAAAATGAAAAAATCATAA
- a CDS encoding 6-phospho-alpha-glucosidase, translating to MNTLEKSSVVIAGGGSTYTPGIILMLLDHLDRFPLRKIKFYDNDEERQKVIADACELIIHKNHPEIEFLATCNPEEAFTDVDFVMAHIRVGKYKMRELDEKIPMKYGVVGQETCGPGGIAYGMRSIQGVLDLVDYMEKYSPNAWLLNYSNPAAIVAEAMRRLRPHSKILNICDMPISIENNMLEILGFEKRSDIVTKYYGLNHFGWWYDVRDKEGNDLMPKLKEYVKENGYLVQSDIDSAKQHGDNSWNETYKMAKDIYAIDPDTLPNTYLKYYLLPDTVVEHTDPNYTRANQVMDTREKEVFTACRQIVEKNEFRGDELSLDEHASYIVDLATALKFNTYARMLLIVENNGIIENFDKTAMVEVPCLVSSAGPEPLFVGTIPTFQKGMMEEQVAVEKLVVDAWMEGSYQKLWQAIALSKTVPSVTVAKQILDDLYEVNKAYWPELK from the coding sequence ATGAATACTTTAGAAAAAAGCTCTGTTGTTATTGCCGGAGGAGGCAGTACTTATACACCTGGCATCATTTTGATGCTATTAGATCACTTAGATCGTTTCCCTTTAAGAAAAATCAAGTTTTATGACAATGATGAAGAACGTCAAAAAGTCATTGCTGATGCTTGTGAATTGATTATCCATAAAAACCATCCAGAAATCGAATTTCTCGCAACTTGTAATCCAGAAGAAGCATTCACAGATGTTGATTTTGTAATGGCACACATTCGTGTTGGTAAATATAAAATGCGTGAATTAGATGAAAAAATCCCTATGAAATATGGTGTAGTTGGTCAGGAAACTTGTGGTCCTGGAGGTATTGCATATGGTATGCGAAGTATTCAGGGTGTATTAGACTTAGTTGATTACATGGAAAAATACTCTCCTAATGCATGGCTGTTAAATTACTCTAATCCTGCTGCTATTGTTGCGGAAGCGATGAGAAGACTTCGTCCACATTCTAAGATTTTAAATATTTGTGATATGCCAATCAGTATTGAAAATAATATGCTGGAAATCCTTGGTTTTGAAAAACGAAGTGATATTGTCACAAAATATTATGGTTTAAACCATTTTGGCTGGTGGTATGATGTAAGAGATAAAGAAGGCAATGATTTAATGCCTAAGTTAAAAGAATATGTAAAAGAAAACGGTTATTTGGTACAGTCTGACATCGATTCCGCAAAACAACATGGGGATAACAGCTGGAATGAAACATATAAAATGGCAAAAGATATTTATGCTATTGATCCTGATACGCTGCCAAATACATATTTAAAATACTATTTATTACCAGATACAGTCGTAGAACATACAGACCCAAATTATACACGTGCAAATCAGGTAATGGATACACGTGAAAAAGAAGTATTTACTGCTTGTCGCCAGATTGTGGAAAAGAATGAATTCCGTGGTGATGAATTATCATTAGATGAACATGCATCTTATATTGTTGATTTAGCGACTGCTTTAAAATTTAATACCTATGCAAGAATGTTATTGATTGTAGAAAACAATGGTATTATTGAAAACTTTGATAAAACCGCTATGGTAGAGGTTCCTTGTTTAGTAAGTTCTGCTGGTCCTGAACCATTATTTGTAGGCACAATACCAACATTCCAAAAAGGTATGATGGAAGAACAAGTCGCAGTAGAAAAGCTAGTTGTTGATGCTTGGATGGAAGGTTCTTATCAAAAACTATGGCAGGCAATCGCCTTATCTAAAACCGTTCCAAGTGTTACGGTGGCAAAACAGATATTAGATGATTTATATGAAGTAAATAAAGCATACTGGCCGGAGTTAAAATAA
- a CDS encoding PTS transporter subunit EIIC: protein MMEKLQRFGGAMMAPVMLMPFAGIIIGFATIFMNADIMGSLAADTTIWYKFWSMMYDGGYAIFNQLPLLFVISLPLGLAKKASGRAAMESFVIYIIFNYFIQSLLTFFGASLFQVDFAQEVGGTSGLTMIAGIKTLDMSVIGAIMIAAIAVWIHNRWYDKKLPGVLSSFQGSALIVIIGFVFMIPMAFIVCYVWPMVQHAILGLQDFLSRSGNLGVFLFTFLERITIPTGLHHFLWTPFDLGPAVIADGNWTHWMAHVNEFAASTAPLKELFPTGGFALYGNCAVWGMPAIAFAMYKTARPENKKKVAAMLISATIPAVLCGITEPIEFTFLFISPVLFAVGAVLAALLSMVLYMFGVVGYQGGGLIDYITYNWMPMLQNHAGEVVTHIVIGLIFSVIYFVIFYWAIKRFNIMTPGREVDMGDTVALGKPYASGANSIFHDEAVGFLQALGGKDNIVTVTNCMTRLRLSVKDESIIADDAEFKKYNAKGVVRKGKAIQVIIGFDVENVKNEFEKLL, encoded by the coding sequence ATGATGGAGAAATTGCAACGATTCGGTGGCGCAATGATGGCACCAGTAATGTTAATGCCTTTTGCCGGTATTATTATTGGTTTTGCTACAATCTTTATGAATGCTGATATCATGGGATCACTAGCTGCTGATACTACGATATGGTATAAATTCTGGTCAATGATGTATGATGGAGGATATGCTATTTTCAACCAGTTACCTTTATTATTTGTAATATCTTTACCACTTGGTCTTGCGAAGAAAGCAAGTGGCAGAGCCGCAATGGAATCATTCGTTATTTATATTATTTTCAATTATTTTATTCAATCTTTACTGACATTCTTTGGCGCATCATTATTCCAAGTCGATTTTGCACAAGAAGTCGGTGGTACAAGTGGACTTACCATGATTGCTGGTATCAAAACATTAGATATGAGTGTGATTGGTGCCATTATGATTGCAGCGATTGCTGTATGGATTCATAATCGCTGGTATGATAAAAAATTACCTGGTGTATTAAGTTCTTTCCAAGGTTCCGCATTAATTGTGATCATTGGATTTGTATTCATGATTCCAATGGCATTTATTGTCTGCTATGTATGGCCTATGGTACAACATGCGATATTAGGCCTGCAAGACTTCTTATCAAGATCTGGCAATCTAGGTGTATTCTTATTTACTTTCCTTGAAAGAATCACAATTCCAACTGGTCTTCACCATTTCTTATGGACACCATTTGATTTAGGACCTGCTGTTATCGCAGATGGAAACTGGACACACTGGATGGCACATGTTAATGAATTTGCGGCATCCACAGCGCCATTAAAAGAATTATTCCCTACAGGTGGGTTTGCTTTATATGGTAACTGTGCCGTTTGGGGAATGCCTGCAATTGCTTTCGCAATGTATAAAACCGCGCGCCCTGAAAACAAGAAAAAGGTAGCTGCTATGTTGATTTCTGCGACAATACCAGCTGTATTATGTGGAATCACAGAACCAATTGAATTTACATTCTTATTCATTTCTCCGGTATTATTTGCGGTAGGTGCTGTACTAGCTGCCTTATTGTCTATGGTTTTATATATGTTTGGAGTCGTTGGTTATCAAGGCGGTGGCTTGATAGACTATATCACATACAACTGGATGCCAATGCTACAAAATCATGCTGGTGAAGTGGTCACACATATTGTGATTGGATTGATTTTCTCTGTTATTTATTTCGTAATATTCTACTGGGCAATCAAACGTTTTAATATTATGACACCAGGTCGTGAAGTGGATATGGGAGATACCGTTGCTTTAGGAAAGCCTTATGCATCAGGTGCAAATAGTATATTCCATGATGAAGCTGTAGGCTTCCTTCAAGCATTAGGTGGAAAAGATAATATTGTCACAGTAACCAATTGTATGACCAGACTTCGTTTAAGTGTAAAAGATGAATCGATTATTGCTGATGATGCCGAATTTAAGAAATACAACGCAAAAGGTGTTGTTAGAAAAGGCAAAGCCATTCAGGTAATCATTGGATTTGATGTTGAAAATGTAAAGAATGAATTTGAAAAATTATTATAG
- the treR gene encoding trehalose operon repressor, with product MKPKHQILYEKILKKIQDRAWPDDKLPSEKELMAIYDVSRDTVRKALQHLSEDGFIIRAQGKATTVLRNKDFEFPVMTLDSFIEQHEKDSQTDIKLLEKIQAGNDIAECLQIHPNEEIYHLIRVRSINGKRMILDEDYFPISLIPDLTKEDAQRSVYDYIEQKLNLSIGFASRKLSAAKADARDYEMLDLDDYNTVIVLTSYGYLQDGRLFQYNESHHHPEEFEYMDIAKRR from the coding sequence ATGAAGCCAAAGCATCAGATATTATATGAAAAAATATTAAAAAAGATTCAGGATCGAGCATGGCCTGATGATAAACTGCCTTCTGAAAAAGAACTAATGGCGATTTATGATGTTTCAAGAGATACGGTTAGAAAAGCACTGCAGCATTTAAGTGAAGATGGTTTCATCATTAGGGCACAGGGAAAAGCTACTACTGTTTTGCGCAATAAAGATTTTGAATTTCCAGTGATGACACTAGATTCTTTTATAGAACAACATGAAAAAGATAGTCAAACGGATATCAAATTATTGGAGAAAATCCAAGCAGGGAATGATATCGCAGAATGTCTACAAATACATCCGAATGAAGAAATCTATCATTTAATCAGAGTGCGTAGTATCAATGGAAAACGTATGATTTTAGATGAAGATTATTTCCCTATTTCATTAATTCCTGATTTAACAAAAGAAGACGCACAGCGTTCCGTCTATGATTATATTGAACAAAAACTAAATTTGAGCATTGGTTTCGCATCCCGTAAATTAAGTGCTGCAAAGGCAGATGCACGAGATTATGAAATGCTGGATTTAGATGATTATAATACGGTTATCGTTCTAACAAGTTATGGATATCTACAAGATGGGCGATTATTTCAATACAATGAATCACATCATCATCCAGAAGAATTTGAATATATGGATATCGCAAAAAGACGTTAG
- the treB gene encoding PTS trehalose transporter subunit IIBC, translating to MSEFTKDVASLTEYVGGKENIVSVTHCATRMRFALKDQSKADVKKIEALASVKGSFTQGGQFQVIIGNKVSIFYEEFIAYTHLSEATKEEVKAQAKNNMNLLQRALANLAEIFAPIIPAIICGGLILGFRNIIDSIKLFEEGTKTLVEISQFWNGVDSFLWLIGDAIFNFLPVGIVWSICKKMHVDQMLGIIVGITIVSPQLLSAGALMSTAAEDVPYWDFGFTTVRMVGYQSQVIPAILIGFAFVYIYRFFKKHAPDAISMIIVPFCSVVPTVLLAHVVLGPVGWAIGNFMCDVIMAGFNSSFGWLFGGIYGMLYPLLVITGMHHAMLPIDIQIAASGQGLFTFPIVALCNIAQATAVFAFAYIHKKNKAVQEIAVPAYISGYLGVTEPAMFGVNLKYFYPFVGAIIGSGITGLIAMSLGVLANGVGVGGLPAILSMQPTSMLYFGILMIVDVIVVFIVTCILSKTAFARKYEDENK from the coding sequence ATGTCAGAATTTACAAAAGATGTCGCATCCTTAACAGAATACGTCGGAGGAAAAGAAAATATTGTTTCCGTAACACATTGTGCAACTCGTATGAGATTTGCGTTAAAAGATCAGTCAAAAGCCGATGTCAAAAAGATTGAAGCACTTGCTTCTGTCAAAGGAAGCTTTACACAGGGTGGACAGTTTCAGGTTATTATCGGCAACAAAGTATCCATCTTCTATGAAGAGTTCATTGCCTATACACATTTAAGTGAAGCCACAAAAGAAGAAGTAAAAGCACAGGCAAAAAATAACATGAATCTTCTACAAAGAGCATTAGCAAACCTAGCGGAAATCTTTGCGCCAATCATTCCTGCCATTATTTGTGGAGGTTTGATTTTAGGTTTCCGTAACATTATTGATTCTATTAAGCTCTTTGAAGAAGGCACAAAAACATTAGTAGAAATATCACAATTCTGGAATGGTGTGGATTCATTCTTATGGCTGATTGGGGATGCCATTTTCAACTTCCTTCCAGTTGGTATCGTATGGTCTATCTGTAAGAAAATGCACGTTGATCAAATGCTTGGAATCATTGTTGGTATCACGATTGTATCACCACAATTATTAAGCGCAGGGGCATTGATGTCTACTGCCGCAGAAGATGTACCTTATTGGGACTTTGGATTTACTACTGTACGAATGGTTGGATACCAGTCACAAGTTATCCCTGCAATTCTAATAGGATTTGCGTTTGTGTATATCTATCGATTCTTTAAGAAACATGCACCAGATGCAATTTCTATGATTATCGTACCTTTCTGTTCTGTCGTTCCAACTGTATTATTAGCGCATGTGGTATTAGGACCAGTTGGCTGGGCAATTGGTAACTTTATGTGTGATGTCATTATGGCTGGTTTCAATAGTTCATTTGGATGGTTATTTGGCGGTATTTATGGAATGTTGTATCCATTATTAGTTATTACAGGTATGCATCACGCAATGCTTCCTATTGATATTCAGATTGCCGCAAGTGGTCAGGGATTATTCACATTCCCAATCGTTGCTTTATGTAATATTGCGCAGGCAACTGCCGTATTTGCATTCGCATATATCCATAAGAAAAACAAAGCCGTACAAGAAATCGCAGTGCCTGCATATATTTCTGGTTATCTGGGAGTCACAGAACCAGCAATGTTTGGGGTTAACTTAAAATACTTCTATCCATTTGTAGGTGCCATTATTGGTTCAGGTATTACTGGTTTAATCGCCATGAGTTTAGGTGTATTGGCAAACGGTGTTGGAGTTGGTGGCTTGCCTGCAATCCTTTCTATGCAGCCAACCAGTATGTTATATTTTGGTATTCTGATGATTGTAGATGTGATTGTTGTGTTTATCGTAACATGTATATTATCAAAAACAGCATTTGCCAGAAAGTATGAAGATGAAAACAAATAA
- a CDS encoding alpha-glucosidase, translated as MKTNKLEKDWWKKAVVYQIYPRSFQDSNDDGIGDIQGIISRLPYIKKLGTDVIWLCPVYASPNDDNGYDISDYCDIMKEFGTMQDMDELLEKANAMDIKIIMDLVVNHTSDEHIWFEEAKKSKDNPYHDYYIWVDGEEGVLPNDLKSDFGGSAWEYVPACGQYYLHFFSKKQPDLNWENPKMRKEIYAMMNYWIDKGISGFRMDMIELIGKEPMQMIRENGPKLHTYIKEMNAATFGKANLLTVGEAWRADIEKAQQYSNPDGSELSMVFQFEHMKLDKQPKTPKWDVTGLRFQELKEVLSKWQYGLEGTGWNSLFWNNHDLPRIVSRWGNDGKYRVESAKMLAMVLHGMKGTPYIYQGEEIGMTNIALSNIKDYRDIETLNMYKERLEEGYTQEEIMHSIHLMGRDNARTPMQWSDCEYAGFSKHEPWLCVNPNFHEINVDQALKDKHSIFYTYQRLIQMRKEMEIFSQGDYHLLDTSDQIFAYERNWNNQKLVVIANFFEKPCAFPDIDIEGMQVLLHNYEAIDGKQLRAYEAMILFKG; from the coding sequence ATGAAAACAAATAAATTAGAAAAAGACTGGTGGAAAAAAGCAGTTGTCTATCAGATCTATCCACGCAGTTTCCAAGATAGTAATGATGATGGCATTGGGGATATTCAAGGAATTATTTCACGCTTACCTTATATTAAAAAGTTAGGCACTGATGTCATCTGGCTGTGTCCAGTCTATGCATCACCTAACGATGATAATGGATATGATATATCAGATTATTGTGATATTATGAAAGAATTTGGTACCATGCAGGATATGGATGAATTATTAGAAAAGGCAAATGCAATGGATATCAAAATCATTATGGATCTGGTCGTAAATCATACCAGTGATGAACATATATGGTTCGAAGAAGCAAAGAAGTCCAAAGATAATCCCTATCATGATTATTATATCTGGGTAGATGGCGAGGAAGGCGTACTGCCTAATGATTTAAAGAGTGATTTTGGAGGAAGCGCATGGGAATATGTGCCAGCATGTGGGCAATATTATCTACATTTCTTTAGTAAGAAACAGCCGGATTTAAACTGGGAAAATCCAAAGATGCGAAAGGAAATCTATGCGATGATGAACTACTGGATTGATAAAGGAATCAGTGGTTTCCGTATGGATATGATTGAATTAATTGGAAAAGAGCCAATGCAGATGATTCGTGAAAACGGGCCTAAATTACATACTTATATCAAAGAAATGAATGCGGCAACCTTTGGGAAAGCAAATCTGTTAACGGTGGGAGAAGCTTGGCGTGCAGATATTGAAAAAGCACAACAGTATAGCAATCCTGATGGCAGTGAATTGAGTATGGTATTTCAGTTTGAACATATGAAATTAGATAAGCAGCCAAAGACACCAAAATGGGATGTAACAGGTTTACGTTTTCAAGAATTAAAAGAGGTACTTAGCAAGTGGCAGTATGGACTAGAGGGAACAGGATGGAATTCATTATTCTGGAATAATCATGATTTACCAAGAATTGTATCACGCTGGGGTAATGATGGAAAATATCGTGTAGAAAGTGCTAAAATGTTGGCAATGGTATTGCATGGGATGAAAGGCACCCCATATATTTATCAGGGTGAAGAAATCGGTATGACCAATATTGCGTTATCGAATATTAAGGATTATCGTGATATTGAAACATTGAATATGTATAAAGAACGTTTAGAAGAAGGATATACACAAGAGGAAATCATGCACTCTATTCATTTAATGGGTAGAGATAATGCAAGAACCCCAATGCAATGGAGTGATTGTGAATATGCTGGTTTTTCTAAACATGAACCATGGTTGTGTGTGAATCCAAATTTCCATGAAATAAATGTAGATCAGGCATTAAAGGATAAGCATTCTATATTTTATACATATCAAAGATTAATACAAATGCGTAAAGAAATGGAAATATTTTCACAGGGAGATTATCATTTATTGGATACTAGTGATCAAATCTTTGCATATGAGCGAAACTGGAATAATCAAAAGCTCGTGGTGATTGCGAATTTCTTTGAGAAACCTTGTGCATTTCCAGATATCGATATAGAAGGAATGCAGGTGTTATTACATAATTATGAGGCGATAGATGGTAAGCAGTTAAGGGCTTATGAAGCAATGATATTATTTAAAGGGTAA